One segment of Argiope bruennichi chromosome 11, qqArgBrue1.1, whole genome shotgun sequence DNA contains the following:
- the LOC129956735 gene encoding uncharacterized protein LOC129956735 codes for MIQINLGKAKAATDILLPTAIKLKTDIIALQEPHQNNCQIKGLTNSWPLFSSINRKAAIAITNPVINIALIEIKTNTVAIKIQTSPLPTTVISAYSSPASNIQETLEEIQEIINALPREQLIIAADLNGHNNLWGYEHNDLRGNQILDFALANSLFIVNKQDAPPTFQHCGTRGWPDLTFCSQNLINSIAKWAVLEEPSLSDHKYIETTIASSHLSSTITRFKTKYGNHKKVLKSLQPSVSQIMQAINNSTTHQQLNEATTLHQNQIIAACKKYLQTKKSETTATTQLVHQQTGNTKKQA; via the coding sequence atgattcaaatcaaCCTAGGCAAGGCCAAAGCAGCCACAGACATCCTTCTTCCaacagcaataaaattaaaaacagatatcATTGCCTTGCAAGAACCGCACCAAAACAATTGTCAGATTAAAGGCCTAACCAACTCCTGGCCATTGTTCAGCTCAATCAACAGGAAAGCCGCAATAGCCATCACTAATCCAGTCATCAATATagcattaatagaaataaaaacgaaTACCGTAGCAATTAAAATCCAAACATCACCTCTTCCAACAACAGTAATCTCTGCATACTCATCCCCAGCCTCCAATATTCAAGAAACCCTAgaagaaattcaagaaataatcaaCGCCTTGCCTAGGGAACAACTAATCATAGCAGCAGATCTAAATGGGCACAACAACCTCTGGGGTTATGAACATAATGACCTCAGAGGTAACCAAATCTTAGATTTCGCCTTGGCCAACAGCCTCTTCATTGTAAACAAGCAGGACGCTCCACCTACATTCCAGCACTGCGGAACAAGAGGATGGCCAGACCTCACCTTTTGCAGCCAGAATCTAATCAATTCGATAGCCAAATGGGCAGTCCTGGAAGAACCGTCCCTCAGTGACCACAAATATATAGAAACAACAATAGCCTCAAGCCACTTGTCCTCCACAATAACTAGATTCAAAACTAAATATGGTAATCACAAGAAAGTGTTAAAATCCCTCCAACCAAGCGTCAGTCAAATTATGCAAGCAATCAACAATAGTACCACCCACCAACAACTCAACGAAGCCACCACCCTACACCAAAACCAAATAATAGCTGCTTGCAAAAAATACCTACAAACTAAAAAATCGGAAACAACTGCAACAACCCAACTGGTTCACCAGCAAACTGGAAATACAAAAAAACAGGCTTAA
- the LOC129956736 gene encoding uncharacterized protein LOC129956736 — MISFADISETVQNVTDCIIKAADASIPKRTPLPRKFRKPWWNDECRNAYKEQRKCWGIFRRYPTTENLVAFKRARANARRIRRRSQKESWQSFISTITSNTSSAQLWKKVKAANGIYKEFAFPILNTETASYSSPLDIANVIGETFADVSSSVPNNPTFRAIKRQAEQVPLKFRTRRVLSYNYNFKILELRNALSHTRDTSPGVDGITYSMLRHLDETSLLHLLHLFNRIWSEQTFPEQWYEAIVIPILKPGKVPTNPSNYRPIALTSCLCKTLERMVNARLLYELEKNGYISPFQSGFRRGRSTNDNLVMLESQIRNAFVRRNHLVSIFFDIEKAYDRTWRYGILRTLGDFGFKERQLQRAVNKLISWCDENGHTLSPEKSRCVHFCRKRSLHPDPVIQIRGVDIPVVEEVRFLGVIFDRKLTFLSHVLHLRKRCEKSLNILKVLSTTRWGADRTSLLRIYQSVILSRIDYGCEIYGTARSGVLRNLDTVHNSALRICSGAFRTSPVHSLNVICHQLPLYLRRKKLSELYFFRIESSINHPIRRINLPIGLGRLYNARPSNILPFRERVKRAFADVNILNLQIHNTTALALPPWDVPEISYLNPFLTYDKSTTSSIVFQQLFLYHRNEYSTHIPVFTDGSKTAYHVGCAVVIAEDTSSFQLSTLCSVLTAELMAIMIALEKISNLSDHKFCIYSDSMSALEALSHPHTKTHPLAIDILHLWRNLQTRNYQILFCWLPGHAGIFGNESADAAAKAASTSLQRPDITLWPVVPVRELDVKLTRLRIGHTRLTHKHLLFGERCPVCNACDVNLTVTHILSECPIFNSHRLHLFGTSSSNIRDLADNRELANKLLDQLTTTINHLEIYNPGLPTTKEDRSQQTEPVTTTDDVCPNKRISYAQAAKPKKESKTVLLYPTKERKTDLVNILKKEVAPTTNIKINQVRRLQKQGIAIDCNSEKDQAKLLPSARNHQANTSREEASEANFIWVPP; from the exons atgatttcatttgcCGATATTAGTGAGACTGTCCAAAATGTCACTGATTGCATTATTAAGGCCGCTGATGCTTCAATTCCAAAGCGTACCCCTCTTCCACGCAAATTTCGCAAACCATGGTGGAATGATGAATGTCGTAATGCTTATaaggaacaaagaaaatgttGGGGTATTTTCCGCAGGTATCCTACCACGGAAaatcttgttgcatttaaaagAGCAAGAGCAAATGCTCGTCGAATTCGGCGCCGCAGTCAAAAAGAATCTTGGCAAAGTTTTATATCCACCATCACTTCCAATACATCTAGTGCACAGTTGTGGAAGAAAGTTAAAGCGGCAAacggaatttataaagaattcgctTTCCCCATCTTAAATACAGAAACGGCTTCATATTCCTCGCCACTTGATATTGCAAATGTTATTGGAGAAACCTTCGCTGATGTTTCAAGCTCTGTTCCTAATAATCCGACTTTTCGTGCGATTAAGAGACAAGCTGAACAAGTGCCTTTGAAGTTTAGAACCCGCAGGGTCCTCTCTTATAACTATAACTTTAAGATATTGGAATTAAGGAACGCTCTTTCTCATACTCGAGATACTAGCCCAGGTGTCGACGGGATTACCTACAGTATGCTTCGACATTTAGACGAAACCTCTCTTTTGCACCTCCTGCACttgtttaacagaatctggagtgAGCAAACTTTTCCTGAACAATGGTATGAAGCCATTGTGATACCTATCCTTAAACCTGGAAAGGTTCCTACCAATCCCTCAAACTATAGGCCAATTGCTTTAACTAGTTGTCTCTGTAAAACGCTCGAACGCATGGTAAATGCCCGTTTACTCTATGAACTGGAGAAAAATGGGTATATCTCACCTTTccaaagtggtttccgtcgaggaCGTTCTACCAATGACAACTTGGTTATGCTTGAATCTCAAATTCGAAATGCATTCGTCCGGAGAAACCATCTAGTTTCTATATTCTTCGATATAGAAAAGGCGTACGATCGTACGTGGCGGTATGGTATCCTCCGTACTTTAGGTGATTTTGGTTTTAAAG AGCGACAACTTCAGAGGGCTGTTAACAAACTAATTTCATGGTGTGATGAGAATGGACACACGCTTTCCCCTGAAAAGAGCCGCTGTGTACACTTTTGTCGGAAACGGAGTCTTCATCCTGATCCTGTAATACAAATTCGAGGTGTTGATATTCCAGTCGTTGAGGAAGTACGTTTCTTAGGAGTCATATTTGACCGGAAACTCACTTTCCTTTCGCATGTTCTTCATCTGCGAAAGAGGTGTGAAAAATCCCTCAACATCCTAAAAGTTCTCTCGACTACAAGATGGGGGGCAGATCGAACATCTTTACTTCGTATCTATCAGTCTGTTATTCTGTCGAGAATTGATTATGGATGCGAAATATATGGTACAGCTCGTTCTGGTGTTCTCCGAAATTTAGACACAGTACACAACAGTGCTTTGCGTATATGTTCTGGAGCTTTTCGTACATCACCAGTTCATAGTTTGAATGTGATCTGTCATCAACTTCCACTTTATCTGAGAcggaaaaaattatctgaactatattttttccgTATTGAATCTTCTATAAATCACCCTATTCGTAGAATTAATTTACCCATTGGCCTGGGACGATTATATAATGCACGTCCTTCTAATATCCTACCCTTTCGTGAAAGGGTAAAAAGAGCTTTtgctgatgtaaatattttaaatctgcagattCATAATACTACTGCTCTTGCTTTGCCACCCTGGGATGTCCCAGAAATATCATATCTTAACCCTTTTCTCACCTATGACAAGTCTACCACTTCATCTATTgtctttcaacaactttttttatatcacCGCAATGAATACTCTACGCACATTCCTgtttttacggatggctcaaaGACAGCTTATCATGTGGGTTGTGCTGTCGTCATTGCTGAGGACACAAGCAGTTTTCAATTGAGTACTTTGTGTTCGGTTTTAACTGCTGAACTAATGGCAATTATGATtgctcttgaaaaaatttctaatctcaGTGAccataaattctgcatttattctgaTAGTATGAGTGCTCTGGAAGCCCTCAGCCATCCTCATACTAAAACACATCCACTAGCTATAGATATCCTACATCTTTGGAGAAATTTGCAAACTcggaattaccaaattttattttgttggttgCCAGGCCACGCTGGCATTTTTGGCAATGAATCTGCCGATGCTGCAGCAAAGGCAGCATCCACTTCTCTACAACGA CCTGACATCACTTTGTGGCCGGTAGTTCCAGTACGCGAGTTGGACGTCAAATTGACTCGGCTTCGCATTGGCCATACTCGcctcacacataaacatcttctatTTGGTGAGCGATGTCCAGTCTGTAATGCGTGTGATGTTAATTTAACTGTCActcatattttatcagaatgtccaatttttaattctcatcgattACATTTATTCGGTACATCATCTTCAAACATtcgtgacttg GCAGATAATAGGGAGTTAGCCAACAAATTGCTTGACCAACTCACAACAACAATAAATCACCTGGAGATATATAACCCAGGGCTCCCAACAACAAAGGAAGACAGAAGCCAGCAAACGGAGCCGGTAACCACCACCGACGATGTCTGTCCCAATAAAAGAATCTCCTACGCACAAGCAGCGAAACCGAAAAAGGAATCTAAAACCGTCCTCTTATACCCAACTAAGGAGAGAAAGACGGACCTTGTCAACATCCTGAAGAAGGAAGTGGCCCCTacaacaaacattaaaataaatcaagtgaGAAGGCTGCAAAAGCAGGGAATTGCCATTGATTGCAACTCGGAAAAAGACCAAGCCAAGCTTCTACCCTCTGCAAGAAACCATCAGGCCAATACAAGTAGAGAGGAAGCTTCCGAGGCTAATTTCATATGGGTTCCACCATGA
- the LOC129956737 gene encoding uncharacterized protein LOC129956737 — protein sequence MAQQTSIKNINRKTTYILISKLANGPRIKWQGKTTKRNNSFKYLGVHIDSKLNWSDHLQHIKTKSSNLIQKIGRVAGSNWGLKKDHRKILYKTVTEKMILHGSVAWAASLTARQKRALNSIHRKFLLNISRAYSTTPTAALQVIEGSLPLYLKAELEATYINITRLKTEASLDGNQFKPSDYEGKPSSAKFHPADFQVEEKISTAKTYTPQDEINIFTDGSYLNDQTGSVFCIFIKDVVQKEWMGKLKKENSVFQAELTAIKEACRWAKHQNKPTKIWTDSESSLHSIKAIKTNITIAQDIQEDLLKTNHIKLGWVKAHSANAGNELVDQLAKKATIEGTPINIPLPRNQLKKHLNAIMVKRWQEEWNAGETGRSTYTILPKVKTTQTGWEREEIMFVTGHGPFPTYLHRFQLRDSSTCGCGEEGTPFHYATSCPLTTTYHFTKPSQHLEPIWWKRITSNKTSRVKIIQLIRFLQANEDILFTQ from the coding sequence ATGGCTcaacaaacatcaattaaaaatatcaatagaaaaacAACTTACATACTAATAAGTAAACTGGCTAACGGACCAAGAATAAAATGGCAAGggaaaacaacaaaaagaaacaacTCATTTAAATACCTCGGAGTCCATATCGATTCCAAACTCAACTGGTCAGACCATCTCCAGCACATAAAGACAAAGTCATCCAACCTTATACAAAAGATTGGAAGGGTCGCCGGATCGAATTGGGGCCTCAAAAAAGACCACAGGAAAATCCTCTACAAGACCGTCACAGAGAAAATGATCCTGCATGGCTCGGTAGCATGGGCAGCCTCCCTCACCGCAAGGCAAAAACGAGCCCTCAactccattcacaggaagttCCTGCTAAACATCAGCAGAGCCTACTCAACAACCCCAACAGCTGCACTTCAAGTTATAGAGGGATCTCTACCGCTCTACCTAAAAGCCGAACTGGAAGCGACCTACATCAATATAACAAGGCTCAAAACAGAAGCTTCTTTAGACGGGAATCAATTTAAACCCTCCGACTACGAAGGAAAACCATCCTCAGCAAAATTCCACCCAGCAGACTTCCAAGTGGAGGAAAAAATCTCAACCGCCAAGACATATACACCACAGGACGAAATaaatatcttcacagatggctcaTACCTCAACGACCAGACGGGAAGCGTGTTCTGCATATTCATCAAAGATGTAGTACAAAAAGAATGGATGGGGaagctgaaaaaagaaaattcagtctTTCAAGCAGAGCTAACCGCCATCAAAGAAGCGTGCCGCTGGGCCAAACACCAAAACAAACCCACAAAAATTTGGACAGACAGCGAATCAAGCCTCCACTCAATCAAAGCCATTAAAACCAATATCACAATAGCCCAAGATATTCAAGAAGACCTCCTCAAAACCAACCACATTAAATTAGGCTGGGTCAAAGCCCACTCCGCAAACGCAGGAAATGAGCTAGTAGACCAACTGGCAAAGAAAGCAACAATAGAAGGAACCCCCATTAATATCCCGCTTCCCAGGAACCAACTCAAAAAACATCTAAATGCAATAATGGTAAAAAGATGGCAAGAAGAGTGGAACGCAGGAGAAACAGGAAGATCCACATACACGATCCTCCCAAAAGTCAAAACGACTCAAACCGGATGGGAAAGGGAGGAGATCATGTTTGTAACAGGGCATGGTCCCTTCCCCACTTACCTTCACCGATTCCAACTCCGCGACAGCAGCACTTGCGGCTGTGGCGAAGAGGGCACCCCGTTTCATTACGCCACAAGCTGCCCCTTAACCACTACCTACCACTTCACCAAGCCATCACAACACCTAGAGCCAATCTGGTGGAAAAGAATAACGAGCAACAAAACATCCCGTGTAAAAATAATCCAACTAATAAGGTTCCTACAAGCAAATGAGGACATCCTCTTCACCCAATGA
- the LOC129956739 gene encoding uncharacterized protein LOC129956739, protein MHFDKAIDEQTGDEQKPDMITFYNQTKGGVDAVDKMCETYSVARKTQSWPLTVFFSILNIAGINAQRLYMSNGHSISSRRNFLHQLYNALTYEHIKRRSESGFGFPQSIQEQLKSVTDSQNKGAQNDGEKDNKVSSSTRKRCVTCAVDKRTRLSKYN, encoded by the coding sequence ATGCACTTCGATAAAGCTATTGATGAGCAAACTGGCGATGAACAAAAACCAGATATGATCACCTTTTATAATCAAACAAAAGGTGGTGTTGATGCAGTCGATAAAATGTGTGAAACATACAGTGTGGCAAGGAAAACTCAAAGTTGGCCGTTGACtgtatttttctcaatattgaaCATCGCTGGCATAAATGCTCAAAGACTTTATATGAGTAACGGTCATTCCATTAGTAGTAGGCGAAATTTCCTCCACCAGTTATACAATGCTTTGACATATGAACATATTAAACGGCGATCAGAATCGGGATTTGGTTTTCCACAATCTATTCAAGAACAACTGAAAAGTGTTACTGACAGCCAAAACAAGGGAGCCCAGAACGATGGAGAAAAAGACAATAAAGTCAGTAGTAGTACTAGAAAAAGATGTGTCACATGTGCAGTAGATAAGCGTACTAGACTGTCAAAGTATAATTGA